A stretch of the Fundidesulfovibrio soli genome encodes the following:
- a CDS encoding glutaminyl-peptide cyclotransferase, whose protein sequence is MCRAARQTLLSLVVLALLAAPSAAGNLTYTVTAVLPHDPQAFTQGLVFSQGYFYESTGLNGRSSLRKVEPATGRVVQKRDLPAKDFGEGLALVGADLIQLTWTTGKAYVYDAASFQPKAELPLDTEGWGAAATPFGLLTSDGSDTLTWRDPATMKAVRTLRVTDGQKPLALLNELEWVDGWILANVWHDDRIVVVSPATGKVAAWIDCAQLRSRTPGLPDDSDLNGIAWDPATRRLFVTGKLWPSIYVLSLEGLPKP, encoded by the coding sequence ATGTGCAGGGCCGCACGGCAGACTCTGCTTTCCTTGGTGGTCCTGGCGCTCCTGGCGGCGCCCAGCGCCGCCGGAAATTTGACGTACACCGTTACGGCCGTCCTGCCGCATGACCCCCAGGCCTTCACTCAGGGGCTGGTCTTCAGCCAGGGCTACTTCTACGAGAGCACGGGGCTCAACGGGCGCTCCAGCCTGCGCAAGGTGGAGCCTGCCACCGGGCGCGTGGTGCAGAAGCGCGACCTGCCCGCCAAGGATTTCGGCGAGGGCCTGGCCCTGGTGGGCGCGGACCTCATCCAGCTGACCTGGACCACGGGCAAGGCCTACGTCTACGACGCGGCCAGCTTCCAGCCCAAGGCGGAGCTGCCCCTGGACACCGAGGGATGGGGCGCGGCCGCCACCCCCTTCGGCCTGCTGACCAGCGACGGCAGCGACACCCTGACCTGGCGCGACCCGGCCACCATGAAGGCGGTGCGAACCCTGCGCGTGACGGACGGCCAGAAGCCCTTGGCCCTGCTCAACGAATTGGAATGGGTGGATGGGTGGATTCTCGCCAACGTCTGGCACGATGATCGCATAGTCGTCGTTTCGCCGGCCACCGGAAAAGTGGCCGCCTGGATCGACTGCGCCCAACTGCGCTCCAGGACCCCGGGCCTGCCCGACGATTCGGACCTCAACGGCATCGCCTGGGATCCGGCAACCCGCAGGCTCTTCGTAACCGGGAAGCTGTGGCCGAGCATCTACGTCTTGTCCCTGGAGGGGCTGCCGAAACCATGA
- the lgt gene encoding prolipoprotein diacylglyceryl transferase: MIKHPDFDPVAIGLGPLQVRWYGLMYLAGFVTGWLLGRRRAARPGSGWTPAMVDDFITWCVLGLVLGARLGYVAFYDLPAYLSDPLAIFQIWNGGMSFHGGMIGLCVVVWIFARKHGKTFLEIGDFLCPLAPPGLFFGRIGNFINGELWGGPTSMPWGVIFPDPRGGGVPRHPSQLYEAGLEGLVLFTILWIYSAKPRISGHVMGMFLACYGLFRFLVELIREPDPQLGYLAWGWLTMGQLLSLPMVLVGVALLLRRGSAATNPAR; the protein is encoded by the coding sequence ATGATCAAACATCCCGACTTCGACCCCGTGGCCATCGGCCTCGGGCCTCTCCAGGTGCGCTGGTACGGCCTGATGTACCTGGCCGGATTCGTCACCGGCTGGCTTCTGGGCAGGCGGCGCGCGGCCAGGCCCGGCTCGGGCTGGACACCGGCCATGGTGGACGACTTCATCACCTGGTGCGTGCTGGGCCTGGTGCTTGGCGCGCGGCTAGGCTACGTGGCCTTCTACGACCTTCCGGCCTACCTCTCCGACCCGCTGGCCATCTTCCAGATCTGGAACGGCGGCATGAGCTTCCACGGCGGCATGATCGGGCTGTGCGTGGTGGTCTGGATTTTCGCGCGCAAGCACGGCAAGACCTTCCTGGAAATCGGCGATTTCCTCTGCCCCCTGGCCCCTCCGGGCCTGTTCTTCGGGCGTATCGGCAACTTCATCAACGGTGAGCTCTGGGGCGGGCCCACCAGCATGCCCTGGGGCGTGATCTTCCCGGATCCGCGCGGCGGCGGCGTGCCGCGCCACCCCTCCCAGCTGTACGAGGCCGGGCTGGAGGGTCTCGTGCTCTTCACCATCCTCTGGATCTACTCCGCCAAGCCGCGCATCAGCGGGCATGTCATGGGGATGTTCCTGGCCTGCTACGGCCTGTTCCGCTTCCTGGTGGAGCTCATCCGCGAACCCGACCCCCAGTTGGGCTACCTGGCCTGGGGCTGGCTGACCATGGGCCAGCTGCTCTCCCTGCCCATGGTCCTGGTGGGCGTGGCTCTGCTGCTGCGCCGAGGCTCCGCCGCCACGAACCCTGCCCGCTAA
- a CDS encoding tetratricopeptide repeat protein, with product MKPKVYDEDVREFILEQRGVFLVLSHDPHFNKNLRSTLLRHLHLKDDCVYNVTTQEQLYKELRMLVGQGHKVVFFVEREINGKYCHDLVQFLKNQYPEVLIIILTSEVAREILIYMHEIGANNVITKPISPDMLIEKVAFTVKPRGQIGELIDLGKKLNENGKHAEAEAVARKILELKPGSPAALLVLGDSFKGRDIMEQALAAYTEASKNGKLFLDPIKKIAELHKVTGNVREETKYLERLDRLSPLNVDRKISIGDNYMNLGEREKAVEIFDDAIKLATKEAMAQVGRVTRTIAEHCISNAPELSEKYLRQSIEAKKGSLDKSDIETFNRLGITLRKQGKWDQAIEEYRRALKISPNDAGLYYNMAMAYSEGREFQDAFNYLNKALSTNPDLWTAGETVCFNIATVYLRAARKELAVEFLHKALELNPGFERAKNLLREI from the coding sequence ATGAAGCCGAAGGTGTACGACGAGGACGTCAGGGAATTCATACTCGAACAACGGGGCGTGTTCCTGGTGCTGTCCCACGATCCGCACTTCAACAAGAACCTGCGCAGCACCCTGCTGCGGCATCTGCACCTCAAGGACGACTGCGTCTACAACGTCACCACCCAGGAGCAGCTCTACAAGGAGCTGCGCATGCTCGTGGGCCAGGGCCACAAGGTGGTCTTTTTCGTCGAGCGAGAAATAAACGGCAAATACTGCCACGATCTCGTTCAGTTCCTGAAGAACCAGTACCCTGAGGTTCTTATCATCATTCTCACAAGTGAAGTTGCCCGTGAAATACTCATCTACATGCACGAGATCGGGGCAAACAACGTCATTACCAAGCCAATCTCCCCCGACATGCTCATCGAGAAGGTAGCCTTCACCGTGAAGCCGCGCGGCCAGATCGGCGAGCTGATCGACCTGGGCAAGAAGCTCAACGAGAACGGCAAGCACGCCGAGGCCGAGGCTGTGGCCCGCAAGATCCTCGAACTCAAGCCGGGAAGCCCGGCCGCCCTGCTGGTGCTGGGAGATTCCTTCAAGGGCCGCGACATAATGGAACAGGCCCTGGCGGCCTACACTGAGGCATCCAAGAACGGGAAGCTCTTCCTCGACCCCATCAAGAAGATCGCCGAGCTGCACAAGGTCACCGGCAACGTCCGCGAGGAGACAAAGTACCTCGAACGCCTGGACAGGCTCTCCCCCCTCAACGTGGACAGGAAGATCTCCATCGGCGACAACTACATGAACCTGGGCGAGCGGGAAAAGGCCGTGGAGATCTTCGACGACGCCATCAAGCTCGCCACCAAGGAGGCCATGGCCCAGGTGGGGCGCGTCACGCGGACCATCGCGGAGCACTGCATCTCCAACGCCCCGGAGCTTTCCGAAAAATACCTGCGCCAGTCCATCGAGGCCAAGAAGGGCAGCCTGGACAAGTCGGACATCGAGACCTTCAACCGCCTGGGCATCACCCTGCGCAAGCAGGGCAAGTGGGACCAGGCCATCGAGGAATACCGCAGGGCCCTCAAGATCTCGCCCAACGACGCCGGGCTCTATTACAACATGGCCATGGCCTACAGCGAAGGGCGCGAATTCCAGGACGCCTTCAACTACCTGAACAAGGCCCTGAGCACCAACCCCGACCTCTGGACCGCGGGCGAGACAGTCTGCTTCAACATCGCCACCGTGTACCTGCGCGCCGCGCGCAAGGAGCTCGCCGTGGAGTTTCTGCACAAGGCCCTGGAGCTCAACCCCGGCTTCGAGCGGGCCAAGAACCTGCTGCGCGAGATATAA
- the eno gene encoding phosphopyruvate hydratase, with protein MSTIAAVWAREILDSRGNPTVEVEVTLDSGAVGRAAVPSGASTGTREAVELRDGEDDRYGGKGVIRAVENVQGEIAEAVVGMEALRQTALDNLLIELDGTENKGRLGANAILGVSMATARAAANFLGLPLYNYLGGVNSKVLPVPLMNIINGGAHAPNNLDIQEFMIVPVGADTFADALRMGAETFHALKKILAKDGHLTAVGDEGGFAPNMKSHEEAFEYILKAIEAAGYRPGPDIALAIDAAASEFYKDGKYSFSGENRVFTSTEMIDYYLGLTKKYPIISIEDGLAEGDWDGWRELTDKLGDTTQLVGDDIFVTNPDILADGINEGIANSILIKLNQIGTVTETLDAIEMAKQAAYTTVISHRSGETEDAFIADLAVAVNSGQIKTGSLCRSDRLAKYNQLLRIEEELEDEALYYGPVMAAQWFPEEEE; from the coding sequence ATGAGCACTATCGCCGCTGTCTGGGCGCGGGAAATTCTGGACTCCCGCGGCAACCCCACCGTGGAGGTCGAAGTCACCCTGGATTCCGGCGCCGTGGGCCGCGCCGCCGTGCCCTCCGGAGCCTCCACCGGCACCCGCGAAGCCGTCGAGCTGCGCGACGGCGAAGACGACCGCTACGGCGGCAAGGGCGTCATCCGCGCCGTGGAGAACGTCCAGGGCGAGATCGCCGAGGCCGTGGTCGGCATGGAAGCCCTGCGCCAGACCGCGCTGGACAACCTGCTCATCGAGCTCGACGGCACCGAGAACAAGGGCCGCCTGGGCGCCAACGCCATCCTTGGCGTCTCCATGGCCACGGCCCGCGCCGCGGCCAACTTCCTGGGCCTGCCCCTCTACAACTACCTGGGCGGCGTGAACTCGAAGGTGCTGCCCGTGCCCCTGATGAACATCATCAACGGCGGCGCGCACGCCCCCAACAACCTGGACATCCAGGAGTTCATGATCGTGCCCGTGGGCGCGGACACCTTCGCCGACGCCCTGCGCATGGGCGCCGAGACCTTCCACGCCCTGAAGAAGATCCTCGCCAAGGACGGCCACCTCACCGCCGTGGGCGACGAGGGCGGCTTCGCCCCCAACATGAAGTCCCACGAGGAAGCCTTCGAGTACATCCTCAAGGCCATCGAGGCCGCCGGCTACCGCCCCGGCCCGGACATCGCCCTGGCCATCGACGCCGCCGCCTCCGAGTTCTACAAGGACGGCAAGTACTCCTTCTCCGGCGAGAACCGCGTGTTCACCTCCACCGAGATGATCGACTACTACCTGGGCCTGACCAAGAAGTACCCCATCATCTCCATCGAGGACGGCCTGGCCGAGGGCGACTGGGACGGCTGGCGCGAGCTGACCGACAAGCTGGGCGACACCACCCAGCTGGTGGGCGACGACATCTTCGTCACCAACCCGGACATCCTGGCCGACGGCATCAACGAAGGCATCGCCAACTCCATCCTGATCAAGCTCAACCAGATCGGCACCGTCACCGAGACCCTGGACGCCATCGAGATGGCCAAGCAGGCCGCCTACACCACGGTGATCTCGCACCGCTCCGGCGAAACCGAAGACGCCTTCATCGCCGACCTGGCCGTGGCCGTGAACTCCGGCCAGATCAAGACCGGCTCCCTGTGCCGCTCCGACAGGCTGGCCAAGTACAACCAGCTGCTGCGCATCGAGGAGGAACTGGAGGACGAGGCCCTGTACTACGGGCCGGTCATGGCCGCCCAGTGGTTCCCCGAAGAAGAGGAATAA
- a CDS encoding L,D-transpeptidase family protein — translation MRLLTGTSKGLHPGAMKRFPLSAALLLLTALLASGPAIAAALDDALDDALAASGQLLVVTSDCWSCTSARLTLYRRDAGGPWRQDGPPVAVTLGPKGLGWGIGLHEVPAEGPRKQEGDGRAPAGVFRLGQVFGYAQAPPPSLRMPYVQATETLECVDDAASPQYNTLLDASTAPARAWNSSEVMRRKDGQYALGLVVAHNPAPAVPGAGSCIFLHIWRAPGATTSGCTAMERTDMERVATWLDPALSPLLIQLPREEYARTAARFGLP, via the coding sequence ATGCGCCTCTTGACGGGCACCTCCAAGGGACTGCATCCTGGCGCCATGAAACGCTTCCCTCTTTCTGCCGCGCTATTGCTTTTAACGGCCCTTCTGGCTTCCGGCCCGGCGATCGCCGCCGCCCTGGACGACGCCCTGGACGACGCCCTGGCGGCCTCCGGACAGCTGCTGGTGGTGACCAGCGACTGCTGGAGCTGCACCAGCGCTCGCCTGACCCTCTACCGCCGCGATGCTGGCGGTCCGTGGCGGCAGGACGGCCCGCCAGTGGCGGTCACGCTCGGCCCCAAGGGCTTGGGCTGGGGAATCGGCCTGCACGAGGTCCCGGCGGAAGGCCCGCGCAAGCAGGAAGGCGACGGCCGGGCCCCGGCGGGCGTCTTCCGGCTGGGCCAGGTGTTCGGCTACGCGCAGGCCCCGCCGCCGAGCCTGCGGATGCCCTACGTGCAGGCCACCGAGACGCTGGAGTGCGTGGACGACGCGGCCTCGCCGCAATACAATACCTTGCTGGATGCCTCGACGGCCCCGGCGCGCGCCTGGAACAGCTCCGAGGTCATGCGGCGCAAGGACGGCCAGTACGCCCTTGGCCTGGTGGTCGCCCATAACCCCGCCCCGGCCGTGCCCGGAGCGGGCTCCTGCATCTTCCTGCACATCTGGCGCGCCCCCGGCGCCACGACCTCCGGCTGCACGGCCATGGAACGTACGGACATGGAGCGCGTGGCAACCTGGCTGGACCCGGCCCTCTCCCCCCTGCTGATCCAACTGCCCCGAGAGGAATACGCCCGCACCGCGGCCCGCTTCGGCCTGCCCTGA
- a CDS encoding type III pantothenate kinase, translating to MALLLFDIGNTNIKIGLYRRESGLSSYVLPTPRSSTADQLGLDLAALLAREALAPDSLDAILAISVVPPVNPMLRQACNRFIGRPLHFVPEDIPVPLANLYERPEQVGADRLVAAYAARRAASTHCVVSVDFGTATTFDVVRGQSYLGGLICPGVLSSARALAQDTAKLPQIDLEPESLKLSIGRSTVESLNQGLLFGFASLVEGILDRLEDHLGEPVTVISTGGFAPQLARVCPAIANVRPELLLDGLRLVYEEVAAPAARRRT from the coding sequence ATGGCCCTGCTCCTCTTCGACATCGGCAACACAAACATCAAGATAGGACTCTACCGCAGGGAGTCCGGCCTGTCGTCCTACGTGCTGCCCACGCCGCGCTCCAGCACGGCCGACCAGCTCGGGCTGGACCTGGCCGCCCTGCTGGCCCGCGAGGCCCTGGCCCCCGATAGCCTGGATGCCATCCTGGCCATCAGCGTGGTGCCCCCCGTGAACCCGATGCTGCGCCAGGCCTGCAACCGCTTCATCGGCAGGCCCCTGCATTTCGTCCCCGAGGACATCCCCGTGCCCCTGGCCAACCTGTACGAGCGCCCCGAACAGGTGGGCGCGGACAGGCTGGTGGCCGCCTACGCGGCCCGCCGCGCCGCCAGCACCCATTGCGTGGTCTCGGTGGATTTCGGCACCGCCACCACCTTCGACGTGGTGCGCGGCCAGAGCTACCTGGGCGGGCTGATCTGCCCGGGGGTGCTCTCCTCGGCGCGGGCCCTGGCCCAGGACACTGCCAAGCTGCCCCAGATCGACCTGGAGCCTGAATCGCTCAAGCTGTCCATCGGGCGCTCCACCGTGGAGAGCCTGAACCAGGGGCTGCTCTTCGGGTTCGCCTCCCTCGTGGAGGGCATCCTGGACCGCCTCGAAGACCACCTGGGCGAACCCGTCACCGTTATCTCGACGGGCGGATTCGCCCCGCAATTGGCACGCGTCTGCCCCGCAATCGCCAACGTCAGGCCGGAACTTCTTCTCGACGGGCTGCGTCTCGTGTATGAGGAGGTGGCGGCTCCCGCCGCCCGCCGGAGAACCTGA
- a CDS encoding DEAD/DEAH box helicase has translation MDNIKDSQTTPPEFETLVEPEASLPEMALEELPEPLREAMARAGWSALMPVQSKSLPYLLTGQDLMVQSRTGSGKTGAFLLPIFHLLDKEQPQTQALILCPTRELAGQVAADAETLFAGTGLKIASVYGGVGYGAQTDALRAGAHLVVGTPGRILDHLLRRNLTLDGIRVLVFDEADRMLSIGFYPDMKEIKRYLPKRRVSTFLFSATYPPHVLRLAEEFMDHPNFLSLSSTQVHVANILHQYVESPGMDKDRCLVRLLEIENPVSAIIFSNTKANVHYITEVLKGFGYDAEELSADLTQAKREEVMGRLRKGNLRFLVATDVAARGIDIPELSHVFQYEPPEDPESYVHRAGRTGRAGASGTAITLVNIMEELGLGRIGQRFGIDLIKRPAPTDDDVSTVVSARMTALLEAELRALTPLKQVRLKRFLPLAQELGSSEDVALLAMLLDERYQASLHAIPEQPEGAASTARRGDKTAPRREERPRREDRPRREERPRSEDRPRREDKPRSEDRPRSEEKPRSEEKPPREEKTRRERKPDAAAKPKAEPQAQAAAAPADFTTMEDFSSEWAGDLEQVAAVPAASAAGEEGEVRKKRRRRRRSRKKPGSGEGAMAAESSAQADSGDAYEDFEPAPAAEPVEPVSEAAEAAPSGEAKPKSRSRSRSRSRGKGKSGEAKSGEVKPAEAKTGEAAEAKPEGAAPEKPAKKKAEKKAVPTFEFDSTYGDGKGIDWD, from the coding sequence ATGGACAACATCAAAGATTCCCAAACCACTCCCCCTGAGTTCGAGACCCTTGTCGAGCCCGAAGCCTCCCTGCCCGAAATGGCCCTGGAGGAGTTGCCGGAGCCACTGCGCGAGGCCATGGCCCGCGCGGGCTGGTCGGCGCTCATGCCCGTGCAGTCCAAGTCCCTGCCGTACCTGCTCACCGGGCAGGACCTCATGGTGCAGTCGCGCACCGGCAGCGGCAAGACCGGGGCCTTCCTGCTTCCGATCTTCCACCTGCTCGACAAGGAGCAGCCCCAGACCCAGGCCCTGATCCTCTGCCCCACCCGCGAGCTGGCGGGCCAGGTGGCCGCCGACGCCGAGACCCTGTTCGCGGGCACCGGCCTGAAGATCGCCTCGGTCTACGGCGGCGTGGGCTACGGCGCGCAGACCGACGCCCTGCGCGCGGGCGCGCACCTTGTGGTGGGCACCCCCGGCCGCATCCTGGATCACCTGCTGCGCCGCAACCTCACCCTGGACGGCATCCGCGTGCTCGTGTTCGACGAAGCCGACAGGATGCTCTCCATCGGCTTCTACCCCGACATGAAGGAGATCAAGCGCTACCTCCCCAAGCGGCGCGTCTCCACCTTCCTCTTCTCGGCCACCTACCCGCCGCATGTGCTGCGCCTGGCCGAAGAGTTCATGGACCACCCGAATTTCCTCTCGCTCTCCTCCACGCAGGTGCACGTGGCCAACATCCTGCACCAGTACGTGGAGTCCCCCGGCATGGACAAGGACCGCTGCCTGGTCCGCCTGCTGGAGATCGAGAACCCGGTCTCGGCCATCATCTTCTCCAACACCAAGGCCAACGTGCACTACATCACCGAGGTGCTCAAAGGCTTCGGCTACGACGCGGAGGAGCTCTCGGCCGACCTCACCCAGGCCAAGCGCGAGGAGGTCATGGGCAGGCTGCGCAAGGGCAACCTGCGCTTCCTGGTGGCTACCGACGTGGCCGCGCGCGGCATCGACATTCCCGAGCTTTCCCACGTCTTCCAGTACGAGCCCCCCGAGGACCCCGAGTCCTACGTGCACCGCGCCGGGCGCACCGGCCGCGCCGGAGCCTCCGGCACGGCCATCACGCTGGTGAACATCATGGAGGAGCTGGGCCTGGGCCGCATCGGCCAGCGCTTCGGCATCGACCTGATCAAGCGCCCAGCCCCCACGGACGACGACGTCTCCACCGTGGTCTCCGCCAGGATGACCGCCCTGCTGGAGGCCGAACTGCGCGCCCTGACCCCGCTCAAGCAGGTGCGCCTCAAGCGTTTCCTGCCCCTGGCCCAGGAGCTTGGCTCCTCAGAGGACGTGGCCCTGCTGGCCATGCTCCTGGACGAGCGCTACCAGGCCAGCCTGCACGCCATCCCCGAGCAGCCCGAAGGCGCGGCCTCCACGGCCCGCCGCGGCGACAAGACCGCCCCGCGCCGCGAGGAGCGCCCCCGCAGGGAAGACCGCCCCCGCCGCGAGGAGCGTCCCCGCAGCGAAGATCGCCCTCGTCGCGAGGATAAGCCTCGTAGCGAAGATCGCCCCCGCAGCGAAGAGAAGCCTCGTAGCGAGGAGAAGCCCCCTCGCGAGGAAAAGACCCGGCGCGAGCGCAAGCCCGACGCCGCCGCCAAGCCCAAGGCTGAGCCCCAAGCACAGGCTGCCGCGGCTCCCGCCGATTTCACCACCATGGAGGACTTCTCCTCGGAGTGGGCGGGCGACCTCGAGCAGGTCGCGGCAGTCCCCGCAGCCTCCGCCGCAGGCGAGGAGGGCGAGGTGCGCAAGAAGAGGCGCCGCCGCCGCCGCTCCCGCAAGAAGCCCGGCTCGGGCGAAGGCGCCATGGCCGCCGAGTCCTCCGCACAGGCGGATTCCGGCGACGCCTATGAGGACTTCGAGCCCGCGCCCGCAGCTGAGCCTGTCGAGCCCGTCTCGGAAGCCGCCGAGGCCGCACCCTCCGGAGAGGCCAAGCCCAAGTCCAGGTCGCGCTCGCGCTCGCGTTCGCGCGGCAAAGGAAAATCCGGGGAGGCCAAGTCCGGCGAGGTCAAGCCCGCCGAGGCCAAGACCGGTGAGGCCGCCGAGGCCAAACCCGAAGGCGCTGCGCCCGAAAAGCCCGCCAAGAAAAAGGCCGAAAAGAAGGCCGTGCCCACCTTCGAGTTCGACTCCACCTACGGAGACGGCAAGGGCATCGACTGGGACTAG
- a CDS encoding outer membrane beta-barrel protein, whose product MRTTLKTTLILALLAAFGLCSALAHAGGTTAGTVYLEPKVGMYANSSKNISSMFSYGAEAGYFFVDGFALGLEGLGYSVTQKRYPTTAVNTYENVGAFSPIAWARYHFISDEKVSVFAGLGLGGFFSGVNVPRNGFTSNMTEAAEVGFNVYLVNALSMQLAGRYQHIGEFSDKGSDNWGGNLALKYGF is encoded by the coding sequence ATGAGAACCACATTGAAAACCACGTTGATTCTGGCCCTTCTGGCTGCCTTCGGGCTCTGCTCCGCCCTGGCTCACGCCGGCGGCACCACTGCGGGAACAGTCTACCTTGAACCCAAGGTGGGCATGTACGCCAACTCGAGCAAGAATATCAGCTCCATGTTCTCCTACGGCGCGGAAGCTGGATATTTCTTCGTGGACGGTTTTGCCCTGGGCCTGGAGGGCCTCGGGTATTCCGTCACGCAGAAGCGTTATCCCACCACCGCGGTGAACACCTATGAAAACGTCGGTGCGTTCAGCCCCATCGCTTGGGCGCGCTATCACTTCATCTCCGACGAGAAGGTGTCCGTGTTCGCCGGACTGGGCCTGGGCGGCTTCTTCTCAGGCGTGAACGTCCCCCGCAACGGCTTCACCTCCAACATGACCGAGGCGGCCGAAGTGGGCTTCAACGTTTACCTGGTCAACGCGCTTTCCATGCAGCTGGCCGGCCGCTACCAGCACATCGGCGAGTTCAGCGACAAGGGCTCCGACAACTGGGGCGGCAACCTGGCTCTGAAGTACGGGTTCTAG
- a CDS encoding TraR/DksA family transcriptional regulator, giving the protein MTAEQLQTFSSTLIEMMQHTLNKMRDSMDDLIGEEVLPPDLADRATMESGRNFALLMRERDRQTLAGIQEALARLESGEYGLCEECGEDIAPARLKAQPMATLCVHCQGRREDQVRARAGMASGFFEA; this is encoded by the coding sequence ATGACCGCGGAGCAGCTTCAGACGTTTTCCTCGACCCTCATCGAGATGATGCAGCACACCCTGAACAAGATGCGCGACAGCATGGACGACCTCATCGGAGAGGAGGTGCTCCCGCCCGACCTGGCGGATCGCGCCACCATGGAGTCCGGGCGCAATTTCGCCCTGCTCATGCGCGAGCGGGACCGCCAGACCCTGGCCGGCATCCAGGAGGCTCTGGCTCGCCTTGAATCAGGCGAATACGGCCTCTGCGAGGAATGCGGCGAGGATATCGCGCCTGCACGCCTCAAGGCGCAGCCTATGGCCACGCTCTGCGTGCACTGCCAGGGACGCCGGGAGGATCAGGTCCGAGCCCGTGCGGGGATGGCCTCAGGATTCTTCGAGGCTTGA
- a CDS encoding HD domain-containing phosphohydrolase — MDNDPFQGRRILVADDEAVNLRVLGSFLREFGCVPVLADNGKKALELMDSTVDLVLLDVLMPGMDGFEVARSIKAVKEWASVPLVMVTALTSRDDRLKALEAGANDFIAKPIDKTELRVRMASMLRMKRSQDELIRYQVRLEELVEVRTQALSLAVDNLRGMQHSLQASQQETILRLASAAEYKDEHTASHIKRMSGYSARLAELTGLPSHVVELIRQASPMHDVGKMGVPDSILLKPGQLTPDEWTIMKNHTVFGRNILEGSNSELLQVAEVIAFSHHERWDGSGYPMNLAGTGIPLPGRICAVSDVFDALTTARPYKEAYSNDEALAIMRLSQVEGTHFDPGIFALFLDNLDDFLDIQRKFQD, encoded by the coding sequence ATGGATAACGATCCGTTTCAGGGCAGGCGCATCCTCGTCGCCGACGACGAGGCCGTGAACCTCCGGGTTCTCGGGAGCTTCCTGCGCGAGTTCGGCTGCGTCCCCGTCCTTGCGGACAACGGGAAGAAGGCCCTGGAGCTCATGGACTCGACCGTGGACCTGGTGCTGCTGGACGTGCTCATGCCCGGCATGGACGGCTTCGAGGTGGCCCGCAGCATCAAGGCCGTCAAGGAGTGGGCCTCCGTGCCCCTGGTCATGGTCACGGCCCTCACCAGCCGGGACGACAGGCTCAAGGCCCTGGAGGCCGGCGCCAACGACTTCATCGCCAAGCCCATCGACAAGACCGAGCTGCGCGTGCGCATGGCCTCCATGCTGCGCATGAAACGCTCCCAGGATGAGCTCATCCGCTACCAGGTGAGGCTCGAGGAGCTGGTGGAAGTACGCACCCAGGCGCTGAGCCTGGCCGTGGACAACCTGCGCGGGATGCAGCACTCCCTTCAGGCCTCCCAGCAGGAGACCATCCTGCGGCTGGCGTCGGCGGCCGAATACAAAGACGAGCACACCGCCAGCCACATCAAGCGCATGAGCGGCTACTCGGCGCGCCTGGCAGAGCTGACTGGCCTTCCTTCGCACGTGGTGGAGCTCATCCGCCAGGCCAGCCCCATGCACGACGTGGGCAAGATGGGAGTGCCCGACTCCATCCTGCTCAAGCCCGGCCAGCTCACCCCCGATGAATGGACGATCATGAAGAACCACACCGTCTTCGGGCGCAACATCCTGGAAGGCTCCAACTCGGAGCTGCTCCAGGTGGCCGAGGTGATCGCCTTCTCCCACCACGAACGTTGGGACGGCTCCGGCTACCCCATGAACCTCGCCGGGACGGGCATCCCCCTGCCCGGTCGCATCTGCGCCGTGTCCGACGTCTTCGACGCCCTGACCACCGCCAGGCCCTACAAGGAGGCCTACAGCAACGACGAGGCGCTTGCTATCATGCGCCTCTCCCAGGTGGAGGGCACCCACTTCGATCCGGGAATCTTTGCACTTTTTCTGGACAATCTGGACGACTTTCTGGATATTCAACGGAAATTCCAGGACTGA